Below is a window of Clavibacter michiganensis subsp. tessellarius DNA.
CCTGTGCCGTCGACGTGCGCGCGTGGAGCTGCGCCTGCGGGAGACCGTCGTCGGAGGGACGCTCGACCGCGTCGCCCGTGACCACGTGGACGTCGCGGTGCACGAGCCGGGGACGCCCCGGCGGGAGTCCGAGGTGCGCGGCTACCGGCTCGTCCCGCTGACCGGGATCGTGCTCGTCCGCGTCTGAACGCGGGTGTGGACAACCGCCGACGCGACCCGATCCCGTCCCCGACATTGACCCGCATGCCTCGCACACCCCGCTCCGCCCGTCCTGCGCGCCGCCCCGTCTGGCTGGATCCCCGCTTCGTCATCGGCCTCGTCCTCGTGCTCGCCTCGACCGGCGGCGTCGTCGCCCTGCTCCGCTCGGCCGACACGTCCGTCGTCGTCATGGCCGCGGGCGCGCCGCTCGACGCGGGGCGCACGGTGCACGCCTCGGACCTCGTCCCGGTCCGCGTCCGCCTCGACACGGCCTCCGGCCTGTACCTGACCCCCGACGCCGCCGAGGGGATGGTCGTGACCCGCTTCGTTGGCGCGGGCGAGCTGGTCCCGCGGTCGTCCCTCTCCTCCGCGGATGCACGGACGAGCGCCTCCGTCGTCATCACCACGGCGGCGGGCGCCGACCACCTCGTCGTGCCCGGCACGGTGGTCGACGTCTGGGCGGCCGCGTCCAAGGGCTCCGGGACGTCGGCGTACGAGGCGCCACGGGTCGTCGTCTCCGGGGCGACCGTCTCGCAGGTCATCCAGCCGCAGGGCTTCGTGGCGGACCAGGACCACACGCAGGTCCAGCTCACGGTGCCCCGACAGGACGTGGCGGCGGTGATCGCGTCGACGGATGCCCGCGACGAGATCACGCTCGTTCCCGTGGGCGACGCGGGGGCCTGAGCGTGGCCTCCCTCATCCTCGCGCTGCCGCCCCGCGTCGAGGACGCCCTCCTCCGCGACGTGGTCGACGCGGGGCACACGGTGCTCGCGCGCGTCACGGGCGCGCAGGAGGTGGTCGAGGCCGTGCGCGCAGCGACCGCGTCGCCGCTGCACCTCGTGATCGCCGCGGCGGCGACGACGTTGGACCGGGTCGTGCTCGCGGAGCTCGACGCCCGCGGGGCCCGCGCCGTGGCCGTGGCGTCGAGCGAGACGGACAGGCGCAACGCGCGAGCGCTGGGGCACCACGAGGTGGTGGACGAGGGCGCGTCGTGGCGGGAGATCGAGGAGCTGCTGCTGACGGTGCGGCCGGCGTCCTCGGCGACCCGCGCGCCCTCGGGGGTCCGACGCGACGACGCGATCGCGCCGCATCTCGCGGGAGACGAGCCCGACGGACGAGGGGATGGTCCCGCGTCCGATCGGACCCGCCTCTCGGGGGAGCCGTCGAGGCCGCGGGGTCGCCGCGGCGCCACGGAGATGGACGGCGTGGGGACGCGCGGCGACGACCGCGCGGACCGCGGCGCCGTGGGAGGAGAGGCGAGGAGCGGCAGCCGGCAGCGCGGGCGGCGCGGGCTCCGGCTCCTGCCCGGTCGTCGGCCCCGTGTC
It encodes the following:
- a CDS encoding flagella basal body P-ring formation protein FlgA yields the protein MPRTPRSARPARRPVWLDPRFVIGLVLVLASTGGVVALLRSADTSVVVMAAGAPLDAGRTVHASDLVPVRVRLDTASGLYLTPDAAEGMVVTRFVGAGELVPRSSLSSADARTSASVVITTAAGADHLVVPGTVVDVWAAASKGSGTSAYEAPRVVVSGATVSQVIQPQGFVADQDHTQVQLTVPRQDVAAVIASTDARDEITLVPVGDAGA